In a genomic window of Gloeocapsopsis dulcis:
- a CDS encoding right-handed parallel beta-helix repeat-containing protein, whose amino-acid sequence MNNKITWQSIKTLVLTKGLLATLLIAPGVASANTNISVPDLKTTNYAIPTDAYFVSPDGQDTNTGRTINSPLSVEKALATAPSGATIVFRGGIYRGVEANVPKTLTLQAYPNEKPWIKGSVVVNEWVKEGSIWRKDGWNYSFPSKVQRASIDPKYPLAGVRDMVFINNVGLQQVASRSQVVPGTFYVDAANKKLYIGSDPAGKTVESTAKESAFTVLNNGSNTVIRGLGITHYADNAISIRRPNITLENNTLTWNGLNGVLLTNTDAVLRGNILSYNGRQGVAGVRADRMLLENNVVSYNNIENFAKHWGSAGIKTIWTDGLVWRGNLVENNNSIGMWIDESTTNSTVVNNVIRNNDGNGISMEISHKAIIASNVIYGNAPAGIIVLNSSSARIYNNTLARNHANLLIKETPRNNTKLAEIAEGIAWITRNTVVKNNILWGSSGPTYFAPSCELKEQSKQMIPVTNYNAYYRPAVAEPVNFVTWGLGGSQCSQGFRTLASFVSATGLESNGLEVTNSTDPFFVSAETNDYRLKLDSPAIGRGEALPADIAHAIGVLSGRVVDLGALQSQVFIAN is encoded by the coding sequence CAATCAATCAAAACTCTCGTACTTACCAAAGGATTATTAGCAACATTATTAATTGCTCCTGGAGTAGCTTCGGCAAATACTAATATCTCTGTTCCTGATCTTAAGACTACTAATTACGCAATCCCCACCGATGCTTATTTTGTCTCCCCAGATGGACAAGATACAAATACTGGTAGAACTATTAACTCTCCTTTGTCAGTTGAAAAAGCGCTAGCAACTGCTCCTAGTGGTGCAACAATTGTATTTCGTGGTGGGATATATCGCGGTGTAGAAGCTAATGTTCCTAAAACGTTGACCTTGCAAGCCTACCCAAATGAGAAACCTTGGATTAAAGGCAGTGTTGTTGTAAATGAATGGGTGAAAGAAGGTAGTATTTGGCGCAAAGATGGCTGGAATTATTCATTTCCTTCTAAAGTCCAGCGTGCATCTATTGACCCGAAATACCCATTAGCAGGTGTACGGGACATGGTTTTTATTAATAACGTTGGACTGCAGCAAGTAGCAAGCAGATCTCAAGTTGTTCCTGGAACCTTTTATGTTGATGCTGCTAATAAGAAACTCTATATTGGTAGCGATCCTGCAGGTAAAACTGTTGAATCCACAGCAAAAGAATCTGCCTTTACTGTCCTCAACAATGGCTCTAATACAGTCATCAGAGGATTGGGCATCACACACTATGCTGACAATGCGATTAGTATTAGAAGACCAAACATCACACTAGAAAATAATACGCTCACTTGGAATGGTCTTAATGGAGTTTTGCTTACTAATACAGATGCCGTATTGCGGGGCAACATCCTGAGCTACAACGGACGCCAGGGCGTCGCTGGTGTTCGTGCTGACCGGATGCTCTTAGAAAATAACGTTGTGAGTTACAACAACATTGAAAATTTTGCTAAACATTGGGGGTCAGCAGGAATTAAAACTATTTGGACTGATGGCTTGGTATGGCGTGGCAATCTCGTAGAGAATAACAACTCTATCGGGATGTGGATTGATGAATCTACGACAAACTCGACCGTTGTTAATAATGTCATTCGCAACAATGACGGTAATGGTATTTCGATGGAAATTTCGCACAAGGCAATTATTGCCTCAAACGTTATCTACGGTAATGCACCTGCAGGTATCATCGTACTTAACTCTTCAAGTGCACGCATTTACAACAACACGCTGGCACGCAACCATGCCAACCTCTTAATTAAAGAAACGCCACGAAACAATACAAAATTAGCTGAGATTGCCGAGGGGATTGCTTGGATTACACGGAATACTGTTGTCAAAAATAATATTTTATGGGGTTCTAGCGGTCCTACATACTTTGCTCCTAGCTGTGAACTAAAAGAGCAATCAAAACAAATGATCCCTGTTACTAATTACAATGCTTACTATCGTCCAGCAGTAGCTGAACCAGTAAACTTTGTCACCTGGGGATTAGGTGGCAGCCAGTGCTCTCAAGGATTCCGGACTCTTGCTAGCTTCGTCTCAGCCACAGGGCTAGAGTCTAATGGATTAGAAGTCACAAATAGTACCGATCCATTTTTTGTCAGTGCAGAAACTAATGATTATCGCTTAAAGTTGGATAGCCCTGCTATTGGACGTGGTGAAGCATTGCCTGCAGATATTGCTCATGCCATCGGAGTTCTTTCTGGCAGAGTAGTTGATTTAGGTGCACTGCAGTCTCAGGTATTCATAGCAAATTAA